One segment of Pleomorphomonas sp. PLEO DNA contains the following:
- a CDS encoding translocation/assembly module TamB domain-containing protein: protein MKIRAAFLVLSVLVAAPLALTLAGAQEDDSAEKGAFVRFVEDKISTPDRKIEIGAINGALSSDVRLASISVSDREGAWLRIEGVHLVWSRLALLRGNLDIESLDADKIEILRKPLPAETVDPAAGEGFSMPDLPVSVKVGRLSAPNVVLDASVLGEEARLAVTASANLADGSLDTDLAIRRTDSKPGEVTLKVAYAAQGKALDLDLKAEEPAGGVMAGLLNLPGRPSVGLTLKGTGPLDEFAADFALTTDGINRLTGRTTIARDGNGYRFGSALAGDLGALAQPDYALYLAGQSALEISGRFDDAGPISIDKLALTGPVLTLQGSAAFAADHFPTAIDIDGRIAGKDGALPLGGASATTRLGEGRLRFSFGHGGAWSLDLAAEGLSTPSVSAGALEISGHGAATDLADTAKRRVDFTLSGGSRGLSFTDAAVGTAVGGELSFSGNGRWATDTPLAIDLLKLATPTAEASFAGKVEEGRIEGRQTLSAASLAPFSALAGRPLQGSVELSGNGTLVPTTGAFDLTLDGNAVALSTDIARLDGLLSGETKLTGRVARDTSGLKLEAFRIANPALTLTADGDRALDRTDLTATLTLPDVGRVEPQAKGAAGVTLSLRGGRGPLDLKARLSSDRLTLSGNTLEALGVDLSGKLDGAAFDGNLQGTGRVKGKPLTLSAGLSSAADGTRRLDGLALSVADSRVTGDVVLGSQGLMTGRLVVDSPDLSALAPLLLVDLGGRLNADVSLAPDGSRQSAKAKITATDLTVAGNHIASADVDAAIADLLGAPKIDGRFTAKGLATPAASVTSLDGTAKSDGTATAFTVKADGIAAPQLTAAGLTGFGATASGRFEGNKINLTSAKMTGPTGFSAEAKGVIPLSGGGLAVDANADLPLALAQSFVATRGTRVTGTAKATLKATGSLASPAFSGRVTVSGASVTDPLTTMRLDAIDLALQLTGDSVRIEKASATVKGGGRLSANGSVGLSSGLPVDIRISATKARFTDGRIVTADLGAALSVSGSMINGLTVSGKVDVARAEITVPEGGGGAPVLIDVKHKNTPDDVNATLKRINKAAGGGRTKSGSGGPSVGLDVVVNAPRQLFVRGRGIDAELGGHLTVRGTLADVQPVGSFTLIRGRVSVIGQRITLNEGTVTLQGDLNPYLSLSATSTSDSVTVTAAVEGYADNPSIVLSSTPDLPQDEILARFLFKRSVSDLSAIQIAQLAEAVTQLAGGGSGNGILDRLRAGTGLDDLDVNTDAKGNSAVTAGRYISKKVYLGVTAGEGGRTGVSVNLDITNDVKARAEATQEQSKVGVYFEKEY, encoded by the coding sequence ATGAAGATCAGAGCCGCCTTCCTCGTCCTCTCCGTCCTTGTCGCGGCGCCCCTGGCGCTGACGCTGGCAGGCGCCCAGGAGGATGACAGCGCCGAGAAGGGCGCTTTCGTCCGCTTCGTCGAGGACAAGATTTCAACGCCCGACCGCAAGATCGAGATTGGCGCCATCAATGGGGCGCTGTCTTCGGATGTGCGCCTGGCTTCGATCAGCGTGTCCGATCGCGAGGGAGCTTGGCTCAGGATCGAGGGTGTACACCTCGTCTGGAGCCGCCTGGCGCTTCTTCGCGGCAACCTCGATATCGAAAGCCTCGACGCCGATAAGATCGAGATCCTCCGCAAGCCGTTGCCCGCGGAAACCGTCGACCCGGCGGCAGGTGAAGGTTTCAGTATGCCAGACCTGCCGGTCTCGGTGAAAGTCGGCCGTCTTTCGGCACCCAACGTCGTTCTTGACGCCTCCGTTCTCGGCGAGGAAGCCCGTCTTGCCGTCACCGCGTCAGCCAATCTCGCCGACGGCTCGCTCGATACCGACCTTGCCATCCGCCGTACGGACAGTAAACCGGGCGAGGTAACCCTCAAGGTCGCCTATGCCGCGCAAGGCAAGGCGCTCGATCTCGACCTCAAGGCCGAAGAGCCGGCCGGGGGTGTCATGGCCGGCCTCCTCAACCTGCCAGGCCGCCCCTCGGTCGGCCTGACGCTGAAAGGTACCGGCCCGCTCGACGAATTTGCCGCCGACTTCGCGCTTACCACCGATGGCATCAATCGCCTCACCGGGCGCACCACCATCGCCCGTGACGGCAATGGCTACCGCTTCGGCTCAGCGCTGGCTGGCGATCTCGGGGCATTGGCGCAGCCCGACTATGCGCTCTATCTTGCCGGCCAATCAGCGTTGGAGATTTCGGGCCGCTTCGACGATGCCGGTCCGATCAGCATCGACAAGCTGGCGCTCACCGGTCCCGTACTGACCTTGCAGGGCTCGGCGGCGTTTGCCGCGGATCATTTCCCGACAGCGATCGACATCGATGGTCGCATTGCCGGTAAAGACGGTGCGCTGCCGCTCGGCGGCGCCAGCGCTACGACGCGGCTCGGTGAAGGCCGGCTCCGCTTTTCCTTCGGTCACGGCGGCGCCTGGAGCCTCGATCTTGCCGCCGAGGGCCTTTCGACGCCGAGCGTCAGTGCCGGCGCGCTGGAGATCAGCGGTCATGGCGCCGCGACCGATCTTGCCGACACCGCAAAGCGCCGCGTCGACTTTACGCTCAGCGGTGGCTCGCGCGGTCTCAGCTTTACCGACGCCGCCGTCGGTACGGCGGTGGGTGGCGAACTGTCGTTTTCCGGCAACGGCCGCTGGGCCACGGATACACCGCTCGCTATCGACCTTCTGAAGCTTGCAACCCCCACCGCCGAGGCATCATTCGCCGGCAAGGTGGAAGAGGGTCGCATCGAAGGCCGGCAGACGCTGTCGGCTGCCTCGCTTGCCCCCTTCTCGGCGCTTGCCGGCCGACCTCTTCAAGGCAGCGTCGAGCTCTCGGGCAATGGTACGCTCGTCCCGACGACCGGTGCCTTCGACCTAACGCTTGACGGCAACGCCGTCGCGCTTTCGACGGACATTGCCCGCCTCGACGGCTTGCTGTCCGGTGAGACGAAGCTGACCGGTCGCGTTGCTCGCGACACGTCGGGTCTCAAGCTCGAGGCCTTCAGGATCGCCAACCCGGCGCTGACTCTGACCGCCGATGGCGACCGTGCTCTCGATCGTACCGATCTCACGGCGACGCTGACGCTACCCGACGTTGGTCGCGTCGAGCCACAGGCCAAGGGGGCGGCCGGCGTCACACTGTCCCTGCGGGGTGGTCGTGGGCCGCTGGATCTGAAGGCGCGGCTTTCTTCCGATCGTCTGACGCTTTCCGGCAATACCTTGGAAGCACTGGGTGTAGACCTTTCCGGCAAGCTTGACGGGGCTGCGTTCGATGGCAACCTCCAAGGAACGGGCCGAGTGAAGGGCAAGCCGCTGACGCTGTCGGCCGGCCTGTCGAGTGCCGCCGACGGTACTCGCCGTCTCGATGGCCTCGCTCTCTCCGTTGCCGACAGTCGGGTGACCGGCGATGTGGTGCTGGGTAGCCAGGGGCTGATGACCGGCCGGCTTGTGGTAGATTCGCCCGACCTCTCTGCGCTGGCGCCGCTGCTGCTGGTCGATCTTGGCGGCCGCCTCAACGCCGATGTGAGCCTTGCCCCCGATGGCAGCCGGCAGTCGGCCAAAGCCAAAATCACGGCGACCGACCTTACAGTCGCCGGCAATCACATTGCCTCCGCCGACGTCGACGCGGCCATTGCCGATCTCCTCGGCGCGCCGAAGATCGACGGTCGCTTTACGGCAAAGGGCCTCGCGACGCCCGCCGCCAGCGTTACCAGCCTTGACGGCACGGCCAAGAGCGATGGCACGGCGACTGCTTTCACCGTCAAGGCCGACGGCATTGCCGCGCCGCAGTTGACCGCCGCCGGTCTCACCGGCTTTGGCGCCACCGCCTCGGGTCGGTTCGAGGGCAATAAGATAAATCTCACTTCGGCCAAGATGACAGGCCCCACCGGTTTCAGTGCCGAAGCGAAGGGCGTCATCCCACTGTCGGGCGGAGGCCTCGCTGTCGACGCCAACGCCGATCTGCCTCTGGCGCTGGCCCAATCCTTTGTCGCTACGCGTGGTACCCGTGTTACCGGTACCGCGAAGGCAACGCTGAAAGCGACCGGCAGCCTGGCATCGCCGGCGTTCTCAGGGCGAGTGACGGTGAGCGGCGCCTCGGTCACCGATCCGCTCACCACCATGCGGCTCGACGCCATCGACCTGGCGCTGCAGCTGACCGGCGACAGTGTCCGCATCGAAAAAGCAAGCGCCACCGTCAAGGGCGGCGGTCGCCTGTCGGCCAACGGCAGCGTCGGCCTTTCCAGCGGCCTGCCGGTGGATATTCGCATCAGTGCGACCAAGGCCCGCTTCACTGACGGCCGGATCGTCACCGCCGACCTCGGCGCGGCGCTCTCAGTCTCCGGCTCGATGATCAACGGGCTCACGGTGTCCGGCAAGGTGGACGTCGCCCGCGCCGAGATTACCGTGCCCGAGGGCGGCGGCGGCGCGCCGGTTCTGATCGACGTCAAGCACAAGAACACGCCTGATGACGTGAACGCGACGCTGAAGCGGATCAACAAGGCGGCCGGCGGTGGCCGGACGAAATCGGGCAGCGGCGGACCATCGGTTGGCCTCGATGTCGTCGTCAACGCGCCGCGCCAGCTGTTCGTGCGCGGTCGCGGCATCGACGCCGAACTCGGAGGCCACCTCACGGTGCGCGGCACACTTGCCGACGTGCAACCGGTGGGGAGTTTCACCCTGATCCGTGGCCGCGTTTCGGTCATCGGGCAGCGTATCACCCTCAACGAAGGCACCGTGACGCTTCAGGGCGATCTCAATCCCTATCTGTCCCTGTCGGCGACCAGCACATCGGATTCGGTGACTGTCACGGCCGCTGTCGAGGGCTACGCCGACAATCCCAGCATCGTGCTCTCTTCGACGCCGGATCTACCGCAGGATGAGATCCTCGCCCGTTTCCTGTTCAAGCGTTCGGTCTCCGACCTGTCGGCCATACAGATTGCCCAATTGGCCGAGGCGGTCACCCAGTTGGCCGGCGGCGGCAGTGGCAACGGCATTCTCGACCGCCTGCGCGCCGGGACCGGTCTCGACGATCTCGACGTGAACACCGATGCCAAAGGCAATTCAGCGGTAACTGCCGGTCGCTATATCAGCAAGAAGGTCTATCTCGGTGTTACCGCCGGCGAGGGCGGGCGAACCGGCGTATCGGTCAACCTCGATATCACCAACGACGTCAAGGCCAGGGCCGAGGCGACGCAAGAGCAATCAAAAGTCGGCGTCTACTTCGAAAAGGAATACTGA
- a CDS encoding aldo/keto reductase family oxidoreductase produces MQTYQIPKSDLSVSSVILGLMRIPKMSDTEIRTLVNTAIEAGINMMDHADIYGGELHLCEKRFGEAMNLTPAQREKIVIQSKAGIRKGFFDFSEAHLLDAVDGSLKALKTDYLDVLLLHRPDALVEPEEVAAAFDKLQSSGKVRNFGVSNQTPGQIELLKTAVKQPLLVNQVQLSITHAPLIAQGVAINMAGLEQSVDRNLGLLDYSRKEGMTLQAWSPFQRGFFDGPFIGDRENCAALNDALDEIAAAHGVTPTGIAVAWITRHPAKMQVVLGTTRPDRVRECVAGAGVTLSREEWYRLFTAAGYIVP; encoded by the coding sequence ATGCAAACCTACCAGATTCCCAAGAGCGACCTGTCGGTCTCTTCCGTCATCCTCGGCTTGATGCGCATCCCCAAGATGAGCGACACCGAAATACGGACGCTGGTCAACACGGCCATCGAGGCCGGCATCAACATGATGGACCACGCCGACATCTATGGCGGCGAGCTGCACCTTTGCGAGAAGCGTTTCGGCGAGGCGATGAACCTCACGCCAGCTCAGCGCGAGAAGATCGTCATCCAGAGCAAGGCCGGTATCCGCAAGGGTTTCTTCGACTTTTCCGAGGCGCATCTCCTCGATGCGGTCGACGGCTCGCTGAAGGCGCTCAAGACCGACTATCTCGACGTGTTGCTGCTGCACCGCCCCGACGCGTTGGTCGAGCCGGAGGAAGTCGCCGCCGCTTTCGACAAATTGCAGTCGTCCGGCAAGGTACGGAACTTCGGTGTCTCCAACCAGACCCCCGGTCAGATCGAGCTCTTGAAGACGGCAGTGAAGCAGCCGCTCCTCGTCAATCAGGTGCAGCTGTCGATTACCCACGCGCCGCTGATCGCCCAGGGCGTTGCCATCAACATGGCCGGTCTCGAGCAGTCGGTCGATCGCAATCTCGGCCTCCTCGACTATTCGCGCAAGGAAGGGATGACGCTGCAGGCCTGGTCGCCGTTCCAGCGGGGCTTCTTCGACGGCCCGTTCATCGGCGACCGTGAAAACTGCGCCGCTCTCAACGATGCGCTCGACGAGATCGCCGCCGCCCATGGCGTGACGCCGACCGGCATCGCCGTCGCCTGGATCACCCGCCATCCGGCGAAAATGCAGGTGGTGCTCGGTACGACACGCCCCGACCGCGTTAGGGAATGTGTGGCCGGCGCCGGCGTGACCTTGTCGCGCGAGGAGTGGTACCGGTTGTTCACGGCCGCCGGCTACATCGTTCCCTGA
- a CDS encoding aldo/keto reductase, which yields MSTIDAGLSGQFKIGDLRVNRLGFGAMRITGKGIWGPPANRTAALATLRRLPEIGVNFIDTADSYGPDVSEELIREALSPYKGLLVATKGGLTRGGPDQWTPNGRPDYLIGQAKKSLAKLGVERIDLWQLHRIDPKVPRDEQFGAVRRLLDEGIIGHAGLSEVSVAEIETARKVFPVATVQNRYNLTDRASQDVLAYCEANGIGFIPWFPLAAGKLAGPGGLVDRIAKAHGATAGQVALAWLLQRSPVMLPIPGTSSIAHLEENVAAAGLTLTAAEIAELDAA from the coding sequence ATGAGCACGATCGATGCCGGACTGTCCGGCCAATTCAAAATCGGTGACCTCAGAGTCAATCGCCTCGGCTTCGGTGCCATGCGCATCACTGGGAAGGGCATCTGGGGGCCACCCGCCAATCGCACGGCGGCGCTCGCAACGCTCAGGCGGCTGCCGGAGATTGGCGTCAACTTCATCGACACCGCCGACAGCTACGGCCCCGACGTTTCCGAGGAGCTGATCCGCGAGGCCCTCTCTCCCTACAAGGGCTTGCTGGTCGCCACCAAAGGCGGCCTCACCCGTGGCGGCCCCGACCAATGGACGCCGAACGGCCGGCCGGACTATCTGATTGGCCAAGCCAAGAAGAGCCTTGCCAAACTCGGCGTCGAGCGGATCGATCTCTGGCAGTTGCACCGCATCGATCCGAAGGTGCCGCGCGATGAGCAGTTCGGCGCGGTACGCCGCCTCCTCGACGAGGGCATCATCGGCCATGCCGGCTTGTCCGAGGTGTCGGTCGCCGAGATCGAGACGGCGCGGAAGGTATTCCCTGTCGCGACCGTGCAGAACCGCTACAACCTCACCGATCGCGCTAGTCAGGATGTCCTCGCCTATTGCGAGGCCAACGGCATCGGCTTCATTCCCTGGTTCCCGCTGGCGGCCGGCAAGCTGGCCGGGCCGGGTGGCCTCGTCGATCGCATCGCCAAGGCGCACGGCGCCACGGCCGGGCAGGTGGCGCTTGCCTGGCTGCTCCAACGCAGCCCGGTGATGCTGCCGATCCCCGGTACGTCAAGCATCGCCCATCTCGAGGAGAACGTGGCCGCGGCCGGCCTCACGCTCACCGCCGCGGAGATCGCCGAACTCGACGCCGCGTAA